From Acidimicrobiales bacterium, one genomic window encodes:
- a CDS encoding ABC transporter permease subunit, with amino-acid sequence MSASRPASATTRRRILIGLCAALAWAVQTAGVGDDIVNSGGWPSFRRFWGAIASPELGGTFVRLTIEAAGVTLAFAVLGTVLALVLGSLGGLVLSELLWEGRRGRWFFRALFTLPRAVHEVLWALLLIQFLGFDPMVAVLAIGVPFGAVTAKVFAETIDDADAGPYRLLRASGASRLAALSFAIVPNVKADLISYGFYRLECAIRSAAVLGVIGAGGLGFQLDLSFQSLRYGEIWTLIAALMVLSGLADGWSARVRHGTGMRIGTWSMVVVAVLVPFSWRWTGIDPGSLWSERTRRLAVEFGRDLLPPRLGPGGFGELFSASIETLAMSVLATTIAIGGAVLLGTVASRPRSSVDGETLAGRVSRLVVRTTLLLLRAVPAPMWAFVFVLVLFPGMWPGAVALGIYNLGVVGRLFAETFEDTDPAPARVLAVSGASPTERFAYATFPAAGPRLVSIGLYRWEVILRETVVVGVVGAGGLGRLAQEHLAARDFPAVLGVVGALVVLSLGVDTIGALLRRTLRVPG; translated from the coding sequence GTGAGCGCATCGCGACCCGCGTCGGCGACGACCCGCCGTCGCATCCTGATCGGGCTGTGCGCGGCGCTGGCCTGGGCGGTGCAGACCGCAGGCGTGGGCGATGACATCGTCAACTCGGGTGGTTGGCCGAGCTTTCGCCGCTTCTGGGGCGCCATCGCCTCTCCGGAGCTCGGGGGGACGTTCGTTCGGCTGACGATCGAGGCGGCCGGCGTGACACTGGCATTCGCCGTGCTCGGGACGGTGCTCGCCCTCGTCCTCGGGTCGCTCGGTGGTCTCGTGCTCTCCGAACTGCTCTGGGAAGGGCGACGCGGCCGATGGTTCTTCCGCGCGCTCTTCACGCTGCCCCGAGCGGTGCACGAGGTCCTCTGGGCGCTGCTGCTCATCCAGTTCCTCGGGTTCGACCCGATGGTGGCGGTGCTCGCCATCGGTGTGCCGTTCGGTGCGGTCACGGCGAAGGTCTTCGCCGAGACGATCGACGACGCCGATGCCGGTCCGTACCGCCTGCTGCGGGCCAGTGGTGCGAGTCGCCTGGCGGCGCTCTCGTTCGCCATCGTGCCGAACGTCAAGGCGGACCTGATCTCGTACGGCTTCTACCGCCTGGAGTGCGCGATCCGCTCGGCGGCCGTACTCGGCGTGATCGGCGCCGGTGGTCTGGGGTTCCAGCTCGACCTCAGCTTCCAGTCGCTTCGGTACGGCGAGATCTGGACGCTCATCGCCGCGTTGATGGTCCTGTCGGGTCTTGCCGACGGCTGGTCGGCCCGGGTGCGTCATGGCACCGGCATGAGGATCGGTACATGGTCCATGGTGGTAGTGGCGGTTCTCGTTCCGTTCTCGTGGCGATGGACCGGCATCGACCCCGGATCGCTGTGGTCCGAGCGAACCCGTCGGCTGGCCGTCGAGTTCGGCCGTGATCTCCTGCCGCCGCGGCTCGGTCCGGGAGGTTTCGGCGAGCTGTTCTCCGCGTCGATCGAGACGCTGGCGATGTCGGTGCTCGCCACCACGATCGCGATCGGCGGCGCCGTGCTGCTCGGCACGGTGGCGAGCCGTCCACGCTCGTCCGTCGACGGCGAGACCCTGGCCGGGCGGGTCTCACGGTTGGTCGTCCGGACGACGCTGTTGCTGCTGCGGGCCGTGCCGGCACCGATGTGGGCGTTCGTGTTCGTGCTCGTCCTGTTTCCCGGGATGTGGCCCGGCGCGGTCGCGCTCGGCATCTACAACCTCGGCGTCGTCGGCCGACTGTTCGCGGAGACCTTCGAGGACACCGATCCGGCGCCCGCCCGCGTACTCGCCGTGTCCGGCGCCTCGCCGACGGAACGGTTCGCCTACGCCACGTTCCCGGCCGCCGGGCCGAGGCTCGTGTCGATCGGTCTCTACCGGTGGGAGGTCATCCTGAGAGAGACCGTGGTGGTGGGCGTGGTGGGGGCCGGTGGTCTCGGGCGGCTCGCGCAGGAACACCTCGCGGCGAGGGATTTTCCGGCCGTGCTCGGGGTCGTGGGGGCACTGGTCGTCCTCTCGCTCGGGGTCGACACGATCGGTGCGTTGCTCCGCCGGACCCTGCGGGTCCCGGGCTGA
- the dnaE gene encoding DNA polymerase III subunit alpha has protein sequence MGDSFTHLHVHTEYSMLDGASRLDDVIHAAVVDGQPALGITDHGNMYGVLDFYRGCRDQGIKPIIGTEVYLAHESREERPNRRGKADDSGGDTGGGQKLYYHAILLAENDVGYKNLIQLSSQAFLTGYHYKPRADWELLDKYHEGLIITSGCLGGHVLQSLMQGQEQVALQQAARFQEIFGRDNFFIEIQDHGIPEQRQTNPMLLEIARKIQAPVLATNDSHYTHQHDAEAHDALLCVQTGSLLSDTDRFKFHGDQHYLKSAGEMRRLFAEVPSSCDNSLWIAERADVTIEFGQPQLPEFPLPEGFETDTAYLRHLTYEGARKRWGQHLPEHIVERLDYELGVIDSMGFSAYFLITWDLIKFARDNDIRVGPGRGSAAGCAVAYTLWITDLDPIKYDLLFERFLNPSRVSMPDIDMDFDTRYRDNMIRYAAEKYGRDNVAQIVTFSQIKARAAVRDAARVLGYPYAVGDKVAKAMPPLIMGRDTPLKYCFEEHPKYLDGYKAAGELRDMVSSDADISRVVEVAKGLEGLRRQDGIHAAAVVITNEPLTEYLPIQRKPEAGKSIDEAPVVTQYEMHGVEDLGLLKMDFLGLRNLDVISDCLALIKETQHIDLDIDAVTLEDGPTFDLLKKGETIGVFQLESGPMRALIRSLAPDSFDDVAALVALYRPGPMAANMHNDYADRKNGRKPVEYIHPDAEELLGDTYGLMIYQESVMRMAQKFAGYSLAEADSLRKAMGKKIREAMEKERQKFTDGVVANGYEHSLAVEMFDIIAQFADYAFNKSHSYGYGYVAYQIAYLKANYPVEYLSALLTSVKTKLESAAVYLNECRLMGIEVEVPDINRSESDFTPVPNLEWGPADVADRKLTPGSIIFGLSAIRNVGVGFVEKVLEERNANGPFESFVDFVERVDLDALNKRTIESLIKGGAFDSLGHPRKGLLQVHEQIIDLTVQRRKEHDMGVMSLFGELDDGPSFDERPKVPDVEFDKMPKLAHEKEMLGLYISDHPLLGFEQHVRRKVDCSIGELAEGEDGAIKKVGGVITNLQRKWTRKGDLMAVFELEDLEGSVEVMVFPRTMQEHGPKLEDDTIVLVRGRLENDGDLPKLFAQDIEIIEDLSDNQPVRVRLDPSGGSEGKIAELKSILSAHPGDSPVELHLSDRRVIRLPDDYAVNNANGVVAELRVLLGPDSILV, from the coding sequence GTGGGGGATTCGTTCACCCATCTCCACGTCCACACCGAGTACTCGATGCTCGATGGTGCGTCGCGCCTCGACGATGTCATCCATGCCGCCGTCGTCGACGGACAACCGGCCCTCGGCATCACCGATCACGGCAACATGTACGGCGTTCTCGACTTCTACCGGGGATGTCGCGACCAGGGCATCAAGCCGATCATCGGCACCGAGGTGTATCTCGCCCACGAGTCACGCGAGGAGCGCCCGAACCGGCGGGGCAAGGCCGACGACTCCGGCGGCGACACCGGCGGCGGCCAGAAGCTCTACTACCACGCGATCCTCCTCGCCGAGAACGACGTCGGCTACAAGAACCTGATCCAGCTCTCGAGTCAGGCGTTCCTCACCGGCTACCACTACAAGCCCCGCGCCGACTGGGAGCTGCTCGACAAGTACCACGAAGGCCTGATCATCACATCAGGCTGCCTCGGCGGTCACGTGCTCCAGAGCCTCATGCAGGGCCAGGAGCAGGTGGCGTTGCAGCAGGCGGCACGCTTCCAGGAGATCTTCGGGCGCGACAACTTCTTCATCGAGATCCAGGACCACGGCATCCCCGAGCAGCGCCAGACCAACCCGATGCTCCTGGAGATCGCCAGGAAGATCCAGGCGCCCGTCCTCGCCACCAACGACAGCCACTACACCCACCAGCACGACGCCGAGGCCCACGATGCCCTGTTGTGTGTGCAGACGGGTTCGCTGCTGAGCGACACCGATCGCTTCAAGTTCCACGGCGATCAGCACTATCTGAAGAGTGCGGGTGAGATGCGCCGCCTGTTCGCCGAGGTGCCGTCATCGTGCGACAACTCGCTGTGGATCGCGGAGCGCGCCGACGTCACCATCGAGTTCGGCCAACCCCAGCTCCCCGAGTTCCCGCTCCCCGAGGGGTTCGAGACCGACACGGCGTACCTGCGTCATCTCACCTATGAGGGGGCGCGGAAGCGGTGGGGTCAGCATCTGCCCGAGCACATCGTCGAACGCCTCGACTACGAGCTCGGTGTCATCGACAGCATGGGGTTCTCGGCGTACTTCCTGATCACCTGGGATCTCATCAAGTTCGCCCGCGACAACGACATCCGAGTCGGCCCCGGCCGTGGGTCCGCGGCAGGGTGTGCGGTGGCGTACACGCTGTGGATCACCGATCTCGACCCGATCAAGTACGACCTCCTGTTCGAGCGGTTCCTCAACCCCTCGCGCGTGTCGATGCCCGACATCGACATGGACTTCGACACTCGCTACCGCGACAACATGATCCGGTACGCGGCCGAGAAGTACGGGCGCGACAATGTCGCCCAGATCGTCACCTTCAGCCAGATCAAGGCCCGAGCGGCCGTGCGCGATGCCGCCCGGGTGCTGGGCTACCCCTACGCGGTCGGCGACAAGGTCGCGAAGGCGATGCCGCCGCTCATCATGGGCCGCGACACGCCGTTGAAGTACTGCTTCGAGGAGCATCCCAAGTACCTCGACGGCTACAAGGCGGCCGGCGAACTGCGCGACATGGTCAGCTCCGACGCCGACATCAGCCGGGTGGTCGAGGTCGCGAAGGGTCTCGAGGGCCTGCGTCGACAGGACGGCATCCACGCCGCCGCCGTGGTGATCACCAACGAACCGCTGACCGAGTACCTGCCGATCCAGCGCAAGCCCGAAGCCGGCAAGTCGATCGACGAAGCCCCGGTCGTCACCCAGTACGAGATGCACGGGGTCGAAGACCTCGGCCTGCTCAAGATGGACTTCCTCGGCCTGCGCAACCTCGATGTGATCTCCGACTGCCTGGCGTTGATCAAGGAGACCCAGCACATCGACCTCGACATCGACGCGGTGACCCTCGAGGACGGTCCGACGTTCGACCTGTTGAAGAAGGGCGAGACGATCGGCGTCTTCCAGCTCGAGTCCGGGCCGATGCGGGCGCTGATCCGTTCCCTGGCACCCGATTCCTTCGACGACGTCGCCGCCCTCGTGGCGCTCTATCGGCCCGGGCCGATGGCGGCCAACATGCACAACGACTACGCCGATCGCAAGAACGGCCGCAAGCCCGTCGAATACATCCATCCCGATGCCGAGGAACTGCTCGGCGACACCTACGGCCTGATGATCTATCAGGAGAGCGTCATGCGGATGGCGCAGAAGTTCGCCGGCTATTCGCTCGCCGAAGCGGACTCCCTGCGCAAGGCCATGGGCAAGAAGATCCGCGAAGCGATGGAGAAGGAGCGCCAGAAGTTCACCGACGGCGTCGTCGCCAACGGCTATGAGCACTCGCTCGCCGTGGAGATGTTCGACATCATCGCCCAGTTCGCCGATTACGCGTTCAACAAGAGCCATTCCTACGGCTACGGCTACGTCGCCTACCAGATCGCCTATCTCAAGGCGAACTATCCCGTCGAGTACCTGTCGGCGCTGTTGACGAGCGTCAAGACCAAGCTCGAATCGGCGGCCGTGTATCTCAACGAGTGCCGGCTCATGGGCATCGAGGTGGAGGTTCCCGACATCAATCGGTCGGAATCCGACTTCACGCCGGTGCCCAACCTCGAGTGGGGACCGGCCGACGTCGCCGATCGCAAGCTCACGCCGGGCAGCATCATCTTCGGGCTGTCGGCGATCCGCAACGTCGGGGTCGGGTTCGTCGAGAAGGTCCTCGAGGAACGCAACGCCAACGGTCCGTTCGAGTCGTTCGTCGACTTCGTCGAGCGGGTCGACCTCGATGCGCTCAACAAGCGCACGATCGAGTCGTTGATCAAGGGCGGCGCGTTCGATTCACTCGGTCATCCGCGCAAGGGCCTGCTCCAGGTCCACGAACAGATCATCGACCTGACGGTCCAGCGCCGCAAGGAACACGACATGGGCGTCATGTCGCTGTTCGGTGAGCTCGACGACGGCCCCTCGTTCGACGAGCGCCCGAAGGTGCCCGATGTCGAGTTCGACAAGATGCCGAAGCTCGCGCACGAAAAGGAGATGCTCGGCCTCTACATCTCGGATCATCCGCTGCTCGGGTTCGAACAGCACGTCCGGCGCAAGGTCGACTGCTCGATCGGGGAGCTGGCCGAAGGCGAGGACGGCGCGATCAAGAAGGTCGGCGGCGTCATCACCAACCTGCAGCGCAAGTGGACGCGCAAGGGCGACCTGATGGCGGTGTTCGAGCTCGAGGACCTCGAGGGGTCCGTCGAGGTCATGGTCTTCCCGCGCACGATGCAGGAGCACGGTCCGAAGCTCGAGGACGACACCATCGTGTTGGTGCGGGGACGGCTCGAGAACGACGGTGATCTGCCCAAGCTGTTCGCCCAGGACATCGAGATCATCGAGGACCTGTCCGACAACCAGCCGGTGCGGGTGCGGCTCGACCCGTCCGGCGGCTCCGAGGGCAAGATCGCCGAACTGAAGAGCATCCTGAGTGCGCACCCGGGCGACTCGCCGGTCGAGCTGCACCTCAGCGACCGTCGGGTGATCCGCCTGCCCGACGACTACGCGGTCAACAACGCCAACGGCGTGGTGGCCGAGCTCCGGGTGCTGCTCGGGCCCGATTCGATCCTCGTCTGA
- a CDS encoding ATP-binding cassette domain-containing protein produces the protein MPSDSSAEPRRRAPDPGTTTGDAATLSGVTVRHGAIAALAGVDLSVTSGERVALVGPSGAGKSTLLSIVAGLVTPTEGSVTVLGSDLESLRGRRLRAHRTQVGIVSQQLHLPGSLRVIHNINAGRLGRRSTPRSLLSLIRPDGIEEAEEVLRQVGLHDVVAKPTGTLSGGEQQRVAVARVLRQEPSLVLADEPVSAVDPRLSDDVLALLCDPSAAWTTVVSLHEPALARRHATRIIGLRSGRVAFDQPAAAVTDDDLADLYRAEPA, from the coding sequence GTGCCGTCGGACTCATCCGCTGAGCCTCGGCGACGCGCCCCTGATCCCGGCACCACCACGGGCGACGCCGCGACCCTGAGCGGGGTCACGGTTCGTCACGGTGCGATCGCTGCGCTCGCCGGCGTCGACCTCTCGGTCACGTCCGGCGAGCGGGTCGCGCTCGTGGGCCCCAGTGGTGCGGGGAAGTCGACGCTGCTGTCGATCGTCGCCGGGCTCGTGACGCCGACCGAGGGCTCGGTGACGGTGCTGGGGTCCGACCTCGAATCGCTGCGCGGCCGGCGCCTGCGTGCACATCGGACCCAGGTGGGAATCGTCAGCCAGCAGTTGCATCTTCCCGGGTCGTTGCGGGTGATCCACAACATCAACGCGGGTCGGCTCGGTCGGCGTTCCACCCCGAGGTCCCTGCTGTCGCTGATCCGGCCGGACGGCATCGAGGAGGCCGAGGAGGTCCTGCGTCAGGTCGGGTTGCACGATGTGGTCGCGAAGCCGACGGGGACGTTGTCGGGCGGCGAGCAACAACGCGTCGCGGTGGCGAGAGTGCTGCGACAGGAACCCAGCCTGGTGCTGGCCGACGAACCGGTCTCGGCCGTCGACCCCCGCCTGAGCGACGACGTTCTCGCGCTGCTCTGTGATCCGTCCGCGGCGTGGACGACCGTCGTCAGCCTCCACGAGCCGGCGCTGGCCCGGCGCCACGCGACCCGGATCATCGGCCTTCGGAGTGGGCGGGTCGCGTTCGATCAGCCGGCCGCCGCCGTCACAGACGACGACCTCGCCGATCTGTATCGCGCCGAACCGGCGTGA
- a CDS encoding putative selenate ABC transporter substrate-binding protein: MKARRRHASWRALIATTLVLAVFSAACGDDTSTSEPPDDTGSVDGFEGTLTIGAIPDQDPERLQRTYGILADHVESAMPGVTVEYVPVTDYEGAVTGFRVGDLDIVWFGGLTGVQARLEVDGAQAIAQRDIDEAFTTVFIASTDSGIGPIADVDGLSALSGHSLTFGSESSTSGRLMPQYFLGEAGLDIDSSFAGQVGFSGSHDATIEVVSAGTYEVGALNSQVWDDRSVEGVVDADKVIEVFRTPTYYDYHWVARPDIDDRLGDGATEAFVEALLALDADDPADAEILDLFGAGGFIRTENGNYDAIEAVGRAVGLIR, from the coding sequence ATGAAGGCTCGACGTCGGCACGCCAGTTGGCGGGCACTGATCGCAACAACACTGGTTCTGGCCGTGTTCTCCGCAGCATGCGGCGACGACACGTCCACATCCGAGCCGCCCGACGACACGGGATCCGTCGACGGCTTCGAGGGTACGCTCACGATCGGGGCGATTCCCGATCAGGATCCCGAGCGACTCCAACGCACGTACGGAATCCTCGCCGACCATGTCGAGTCGGCCATGCCCGGCGTGACGGTCGAGTACGTGCCCGTCACCGACTACGAGGGCGCCGTGACCGGGTTCCGTGTCGGTGATCTCGACATCGTGTGGTTCGGTGGTCTGACCGGCGTTCAGGCCAGACTCGAGGTCGACGGTGCACAGGCAATCGCACAGCGAGACATCGACGAAGCCTTCACGACGGTGTTCATCGCGTCGACCGACTCCGGGATCGGCCCGATCGCCGATGTCGACGGGCTCTCCGCGCTGAGCGGCCATTCGCTGACCTTCGGCTCGGAGTCGTCGACGTCCGGTCGGCTCATGCCGCAGTACTTCCTCGGCGAGGCCGGTCTCGACATCGACTCCAGCTTCGCCGGTCAGGTCGGCTTCTCCGGCTCCCACGACGCGACGATCGAGGTCGTCAGCGCCGGGACCTATGAGGTCGGGGCCCTGAACTCCCAGGTCTGGGACGATCGGTCGGTCGAGGGCGTGGTCGACGCGGACAAGGTCATCGAGGTCTTCCGTACCCCGACCTACTACGACTACCACTGGGTCGCTCGGCCCGACATCGACGATCGGCTCGGCGATGGCGCGACGGAGGCGTTCGTCGAGGCGCTGCTCGCACTCGACGCCGACGATCCCGCCGACGCGGAGATTCTCGACCTGTTCGGTGCGGGTGGGTTCATCCGGACCGAGAACGGGAACTACGACGCGATCGAGGCAGTGGGTCGTGCCGTCGGACTCATCCGCTGA
- a CDS encoding OB-fold domain-containing protein: MAAKKPAKKAAAKKPAAKRAPAKATPQVPLVDYLRLGQRPYLSANECTNCGARFFDRRNACANCGKREFKKARVRNGAKLKAFTIVHRAAPGIPAPYVSAIVETDDGTTVRSNVVNCEPTPEAVSLGMKLKLTTYPIGKDDEGTEAIAFGYEPV; encoded by the coding sequence ATGGCCGCGAAGAAACCCGCGAAGAAGGCGGCGGCGAAGAAGCCGGCTGCGAAGCGAGCGCCTGCGAAGGCGACGCCGCAGGTCCCCCTCGTCGACTACCTGCGCCTCGGCCAGCGGCCCTACCTCTCGGCCAACGAGTGCACGAACTGCGGCGCCCGGTTCTTCGACCGCCGCAACGCCTGCGCCAACTGCGGAAAGCGGGAGTTCAAGAAGGCCCGTGTGCGCAACGGCGCGAAGCTCAAGGCGTTCACGATCGTGCATCGCGCGGCCCCCGGTATCCCGGCGCCCTACGTCTCGGCGATCGTCGAGACCGACGATGGCACCACCGTTCGCTCCAACGTGGTGAACTGTGAACCCACGCCTGAGGCCGTCAGCCTCGGGATGAAGCTGAAGCTGACCACCTATCCGATCGGCAAGGACGACGAGGGCACCGAAGCCATCGCGTTCGGCTACGAACCCGTCTGA
- a CDS encoding nitroreductase family protein produces MGHGRGPREAPLSHTSRGGDGPDRLRPTFAEVVRRRRMTRAFLPTAVAPETIDRLLDGARRSPSAGNTAAIEFLVLDEPASVDAYWSTTLPDARRATFPWPQLLDAPVLVIPWVAPAAYVARYAEPDKARTGLGSSIDDWTVPYWFVDGGAAVMSLLLGAEAEGLGALLFGLFEHEDAVRERFAVPADRRAVGAIAIGHRAPDRPSASAGRPRPSLDAVVHRGTW; encoded by the coding sequence TTGGGCCATGGCCGAGGACCTCGAGAAGCTCCTCTGAGCCACACGTCTCGCGGAGGCGACGGGCCGGATCGGCTCCGCCCGACATTCGCCGAAGTCGTCCGCCGTCGACGGATGACGCGGGCGTTTCTGCCGACCGCCGTTGCGCCCGAAACCATCGACCGTCTCCTGGATGGGGCGCGGCGCTCGCCTTCGGCCGGAAACACCGCGGCGATCGAGTTCCTCGTGCTCGACGAGCCGGCGTCGGTGGACGCCTACTGGAGCACGACGCTGCCCGACGCGCGGCGCGCGACGTTTCCGTGGCCGCAGCTGCTCGATGCGCCCGTGCTGGTGATCCCGTGGGTGGCGCCCGCCGCCTATGTCGCTCGCTACGCGGAACCCGACAAAGCCCGCACGGGCCTCGGCAGTTCGATCGACGACTGGACGGTCCCGTACTGGTTCGTCGACGGCGGTGCTGCGGTGATGTCGCTGCTGCTCGGCGCGGAGGCGGAGGGCCTCGGGGCGCTCCTGTTCGGTCTCTTCGAGCACGAGGACGCCGTCCGCGAACGCTTCGCGGTGCCCGCCGACCGGCGGGCCGTGGGTGCGATCGCCATCGGCCACCGTGCCCCGGACCGGCCGTCGGCCTCGGCGGGTCGACCGCGACCGTCTCTCGACGCGGTGGTCCATCGCGGCACGTGGTGA
- a CDS encoding proteasome activator: MTDRVPEPVAEQESDATDGDGAGPLTPELLERPEVLEAGDGPDDDLDETVDHPAKVMRIGTMMKQLLEEVRVATLDEPSRDRLREIYDTSISELGSALSPDLRGELNRLALPFSDGEVPSAAELQIAKAQLVGWLEGLVQGMQAMLFAQQMAAQQQLQSMRAELGPPGADGRPAPDERPGTYL; the protein is encoded by the coding sequence GTGACCGACCGAGTACCCGAACCCGTCGCCGAGCAGGAGTCCGACGCCACGGACGGCGACGGAGCGGGACCCCTGACCCCGGAGTTGCTCGAGCGCCCGGAGGTGCTCGAGGCCGGTGACGGGCCTGACGACGACCTCGACGAGACGGTGGATCATCCGGCCAAGGTGATGCGCATCGGCACGATGATGAAGCAGTTGCTGGAGGAGGTGCGGGTGGCCACCCTCGACGAGCCGTCGCGCGATCGCCTCCGCGAGATCTACGACACCTCGATCTCCGAACTCGGCTCGGCGCTGTCGCCTGACCTCCGGGGTGAACTGAACCGTCTCGCGTTGCCGTTCTCCGACGGTGAGGTCCCGTCCGCGGCCGAACTCCAGATCGCGAAAGCCCAGCTCGTCGGCTGGCTCGAGGGTCTCGTCCAGGGGATGCAGGCGATGCTGTTCGCCCAGCAGATGGCCGCGCAGCAGCAGTTGCAGTCGATGCGAGCCGAGCTCGGCCCTCCGGGAGCCGACGGCCGGCCCGCGCCCGACGAGCGACCCGGCACATACCTCTAG
- a CDS encoding thiolase family protein has protein sequence MAVKSATKKSPAKKAPARKKTAASKIDDDSVWLIGTDMTAFGRYPDKDAVDLAATVSMNALDDAGVTIHDMDVIGAGTLFQASTGMGQRVQKQIGQTGVPVFNVANACATGATAIRTVYLSIKAGEADMGLAFGVEQMGKMGMLTGATKKESNVYEPDGRYGAVTGVDGYIGTEGMPGVFAQAGMEYANEYDGVGFEQFAKVAYKNHLHSTLNPLAQYRKEFSMEEIMGAPTMSYPNTLLMCCPTGDGAAAAVLVSGSRLKSMPKAVQKRAVKISASVLTSDPYTESAQVQPDVNTLTRNAATQAYETAGVDPKDLDLVELHDCFATAELIHYDNLGLCEKGGAGEFIDSGAPFRDGSTPVNVSGGLISKGHPIGATGVANIYEVATHLRGEAGDRQIKGAKVGLAHVIGLGSACGIHVLEKSGL, from the coding sequence ATGGCAGTGAAGAGCGCAACGAAGAAGTCCCCCGCAAAGAAGGCCCCGGCCCGCAAGAAGACGGCGGCCTCCAAGATCGACGATGACAGTGTCTGGTTGATCGGCACCGACATGACGGCATTCGGTCGGTACCCCGACAAGGACGCGGTCGATCTCGCCGCGACCGTGTCGATGAATGCCCTCGACGACGCCGGTGTCACCATCCACGACATGGACGTGATCGGCGCCGGAACCCTGTTCCAGGCGTCGACCGGCATGGGCCAGCGGGTGCAGAAGCAGATCGGCCAGACCGGCGTCCCGGTGTTCAACGTCGCCAACGCGTGCGCGACCGGTGCCACGGCGATCCGAACGGTCTATCTCTCGATCAAGGCCGGTGAGGCCGACATGGGTCTGGCCTTCGGCGTCGAGCAGATGGGCAAGATGGGCATGCTCACCGGTGCCACCAAGAAGGAGAGCAACGTCTACGAGCCCGACGGGCGCTATGGCGCGGTGACGGGTGTCGACGGCTACATCGGGACCGAGGGAATGCCCGGCGTGTTCGCCCAGGCGGGCATGGAGTACGCCAACGAGTACGACGGCGTCGGCTTCGAGCAGTTCGCCAAGGTCGCCTACAAGAACCACCTCCATTCCACGCTGAACCCCCTTGCCCAGTACCGCAAGGAGTTCTCGATGGAGGAGATCATGGGTGCGCCCACGATGAGCTATCCCAACACCTTGCTGATGTGTTGCCCCACGGGCGACGGCGCGGCGGCCGCGGTGCTCGTCTCGGGCTCGCGCCTGAAGAGCATGCCGAAGGCGGTGCAGAAGCGAGCGGTGAAGATCTCGGCCTCCGTGCTGACCTCGGACCCCTACACCGAGTCTGCGCAGGTCCAGCCCGACGTCAACACGCTCACTCGCAATGCCGCGACGCAGGCCTATGAGACCGCAGGTGTCGACCCGAAGGACCTCGACCTCGTCGAGCTCCACGACTGCTTCGCCACCGCCGAGCTCATCCACTACGACAACCTCGGGCTCTGCGAGAAGGGTGGCGCCGGCGAGTTCATCGATTCCGGCGCGCCGTTCCGCGACGGCTCGACGCCGGTCAACGTGTCGGGCGGCCTCATCTCGAAGGGCCACCCGATCGGGGCCACCGGTGTCGCCAACATCTACGAGGTGGCCACCCACCTGCGCGGTGAGGCCGGCGATCGCCAGATCAAGGGGGCCAAGGTGGGCTTGGCCCATGTGATCGGGCTCGGTTCGGCATGTGGCATCCACGTGCTCGAGAAGTCCGGTCTGTAG